The Deltaproteobacteria bacterium CG2_30_66_27 genome contains a region encoding:
- a CDS encoding enoyl-CoA hydratase, with protein sequence MGYQFVTLKREGKIATVLLNRPPTNPLSAAFGRELFDAFTEVDRMEDVTVVVITSALEKAFVAGADIKEMAAMDRAASEAFSKLLQDTNNLLTRMKKVVIAAINGHALGGGCELAMACDYRLMKKGKALIGLPEATLGIVPGAGGTQRLPRLVGLSKAMDILLRGKAMGPEEALAIGLVDRMIAPEVFMDEVMIFATLLASGAGKAMGYIKAAVVEGIDLPMEQALAVERKYGLENLGTHDAKEGLFAFAEKRKPIFRSR encoded by the coding sequence ATGGGGTACCAGTTCGTCACGCTGAAACGGGAAGGAAAGATCGCGACCGTGCTCCTGAACCGTCCACCGACGAACCCGCTGTCCGCCGCGTTCGGCCGGGAGTTGTTCGACGCCTTCACGGAAGTCGACCGGATGGAGGACGTGACGGTGGTCGTCATCACCAGCGCGCTGGAGAAGGCGTTCGTCGCCGGGGCGGACATCAAGGAGATGGCCGCCATGGACCGGGCCGCGTCCGAGGCGTTTTCGAAGCTCCTGCAGGACACCAACAACCTCCTCACGAGGATGAAGAAGGTGGTCATCGCCGCGATCAACGGCCACGCCCTCGGCGGCGGGTGCGAGCTGGCGATGGCGTGCGATTACCGCCTCATGAAGAAGGGGAAGGCCCTCATCGGCCTCCCCGAGGCGACGCTCGGCATCGTTCCGGGCGCGGGCGGCACCCAGCGGCTCCCCCGGCTGGTCGGGCTGTCGAAGGCGATGGACATCCTCCTTCGCGGCAAGGCGATGGGGCCCGAGGAGGCGCTGGCGATCGGCCTCGTCGATCGGATGATCGCGCCGGAGGTCTTCATGGACGAGGTGATGATATTCGCTACGCTGCTGGCGTCCGGCGCCGGGAAGGCGATGGGGTACATCAAGGCGGCGGTGGTCGAGGGGATCGACCTTCCCATGGAGCAGGCGCTGGCGGTCGAACGGAAGTACGGCCTCGAAAACCTCGGGACGCACGATGCGAAGGAGGGGCTCTTCGCCTTCGCCGAAAAACGGAAGCCGATTTTCCGGAGCAGATAG
- a CDS encoding 3-hydroxybutyryl-CoA dehydrogenase produces MNVEEIRTVGVVGAGSMGTGIIQVAAQSGFEVKAVDVDDAACARAASVIAKILERLVAKEKITGEQKTQVLGRITFSTDVATLAGVPFLFEAVFESVDVKRAIFAKLDAICGGEVIYASNTSSLSITEMASLVKRPAKFIGMHFFNPVPVMKLVEVIPALQTEQATTDLALAMAKKLGKTAITCKDTPGFVVNRLLVPYMLDAVRLLEAGVASAQDIDTAMKLGCGMPMGPFELMDYTGVEISYYVGEIFHNYTKEARFAPPGLLRNMVKAGYLGKKTGKGFYDYPAK; encoded by the coding sequence ATGAACGTGGAGGAGATCAGGACCGTAGGGGTCGTGGGCGCGGGCAGCATGGGGACGGGGATCATCCAGGTCGCGGCCCAGTCGGGCTTCGAGGTCAAGGCGGTGGACGTCGACGACGCGGCGTGCGCGAGGGCGGCTTCGGTGATCGCGAAGATCCTCGAACGGCTGGTCGCCAAGGAGAAGATCACCGGGGAGCAGAAGACGCAGGTTCTCGGCCGGATCACCTTCTCGACCGACGTCGCCACGCTTGCGGGAGTTCCCTTCCTCTTCGAGGCGGTCTTCGAGAGCGTCGATGTGAAGAGGGCGATCTTCGCGAAGCTCGACGCGATCTGCGGCGGCGAGGTGATCTATGCGTCCAACACCTCCTCCCTTTCGATCACCGAGATGGCCTCCCTCGTGAAGCGTCCCGCGAAGTTCATCGGCATGCACTTCTTCAACCCGGTCCCCGTGATGAAGCTGGTCGAGGTGATCCCCGCCCTGCAGACCGAACAGGCCACCACCGACCTGGCGCTGGCGATGGCGAAGAAGCTCGGAAAGACCGCCATCACCTGCAAGGACACCCCGGGGTTCGTCGTGAACCGGCTTCTCGTGCCGTACATGCTCGACGCCGTTCGCCTTCTGGAGGCGGGCGTCGCGTCGGCGCAGGATATCGACACGGCCATGAAGCTCGGGTGCGGCATGCCGATGGGCCCGTTCGAACTCATGGATTACACCGGCGTCGAGATCTCCTATTATGTGGGGGAGATCTTCCACAACTACACGAAGGAGGCCCGGTTCGCCCCTCCCGGTCTGCTGCGGAACATGGTGAAGGCCGGGTACCTCGGGAAGAAGACGGGCAAAGGCTTCTACGACTACCCGGCGAAGTAG
- a CDS encoding phenylacetate--CoA ligase, with amino-acid sequence MAWSREETIGREEMRRIQLGKWRKMVSYVYGKNPVYKKKLDEAKVKPGDIRSLDDVRRLPFTTKLEIRDYYPFGLFTAPQEEIVEFHATSGTTGKMVVVGYTRNDVELWTEVMARAATGAGITKNDIVQNIYGYGLFTGGLGMHYGAIRVGAAVIPISGGNTQKQIMLMQDFGSTVVTSTPSFLMRLHEVGVEMGVDFRKLKLRIGLLGAEPWSESMRQSIDERFGIKACDMYGLSEMIGPGVSFECHEMRNGLHVSEDYFYPEIIDPDTLEVLPYGEEGELVITNFANEGQPLMRYRTRDISRLTIDPCDCGRTLVKMQRVTGRTDDMLIIRGVNFFPSQVESIIMKRWGVSPHYLVVVDRPGAMDEVEVKIEVNDAFMKKAAADVLAGSEQDILTNVATAKQKRANLKRDIKDIIGITVKVTLVAPGTIPRSEGKAKRVDDRRPKG; translated from the coding sequence ATGGCCTGGAGCAGGGAAGAGACGATCGGACGGGAGGAGATGCGGCGGATCCAATTGGGGAAGTGGCGGAAGATGGTTTCCTACGTCTACGGGAAGAACCCCGTCTACAAGAAGAAGCTGGACGAGGCGAAGGTGAAGCCGGGGGATATCCGCTCGCTGGACGACGTCCGGAGACTGCCGTTCACCACGAAGTTAGAGATCCGCGACTACTATCCGTTCGGCCTCTTCACCGCGCCCCAGGAGGAGATCGTCGAGTTCCACGCTACCTCCGGAACGACCGGGAAGATGGTCGTCGTCGGGTACACCCGGAACGACGTGGAGCTGTGGACCGAGGTGATGGCCCGGGCGGCCACCGGGGCCGGCATCACGAAGAACGACATCGTCCAGAACATCTACGGTTACGGCCTCTTCACCGGGGGGCTCGGGATGCATTACGGGGCGATCCGGGTGGGGGCGGCGGTGATCCCGATCTCCGGAGGGAACACGCAGAAGCAGATCATGCTGATGCAGGACTTCGGCAGCACCGTCGTCACCTCCACGCCGTCGTTCCTCATGCGGCTCCACGAGGTCGGGGTGGAGATGGGGGTCGACTTCAGGAAGCTCAAGCTGCGGATCGGCCTGCTCGGCGCCGAGCCGTGGAGCGAGTCGATGCGTCAGTCGATCGACGAGCGGTTCGGGATCAAGGCGTGCGACATGTACGGCCTCTCCGAGATGATCGGCCCGGGGGTCTCGTTCGAGTGCCACGAGATGCGCAACGGGCTCCACGTCAGCGAGGACTACTTCTACCCCGAGATCATCGACCCGGACACCCTCGAGGTCCTTCCGTACGGCGAGGAAGGGGAGCTCGTCATAACGAACTTCGCCAACGAAGGGCAGCCGTTGATGCGGTACCGCACCCGGGACATCTCCAGGCTGACCATCGACCCGTGCGACTGCGGACGGACCCTCGTCAAGATGCAGCGGGTGACGGGACGGACCGACGACATGCTGATCATCCGCGGCGTGAACTTCTTCCCGTCCCAGGTCGAGTCGATCATCATGAAGCGGTGGGGCGTGTCGCCGCACTACCTGGTCGTCGTCGACCGTCCCGGGGCGATGGACGAGGTCGAGGTCAAGATCGAGGTGAACGACGCGTTCATGAAGAAGGCCGCCGCCGACGTCCTCGCGGGGAGCGAACAGGACATCCTGACCAATGTGGCGACGGCGAAGCAGAAGAGGGCGAACCTGAAGCGGGACATCAAGGACATCATCGGCATCACGGTGAAGGTGACGCTCGTCGCTCCCGGCACGATCCCGCGCAGCGAGGGGAAGGCGAAGCGCGTCGACGACCGGCGCCCGAAAGGGTAA
- a CDS encoding amino acid-binding protein, translating to MKLKQLSIFLENAPGRLYEATHALGEAGINLRSLSISDSTDFGVLRILVSDVGKARRVIMERQMPARIDDVVAVEIADVPGALAKVLRPFQEKRVNVEYMYALAGASSGKAVMVFRFSDNDKAIDILRGNKVRILDAEAFGMLENK from the coding sequence ATGAAGTTGAAGCAGCTGTCGATCTTCCTGGAGAACGCGCCGGGGCGGCTGTACGAGGCGACCCACGCGCTGGGGGAGGCGGGGATCAACCTGCGCTCCCTGTCGATCAGCGACAGCACGGACTTCGGAGTCCTTCGGATCCTCGTGTCCGACGTGGGGAAGGCCCGAAGGGTCATCATGGAGAGGCAGATGCCGGCGCGCATCGACGACGTCGTCGCCGTCGAGATCGCGGATGTCCCCGGGGCTCTCGCGAAGGTGCTCCGTCCGTTCCAGGAGAAGCGGGTGAACGTCGAATACATGTACGCCCTCGCGGGCGCCTCGTCCGGGAAGGCGGTGATGGTCTTCCGGTTCAGCGACAACGACAAGGCGATCGACATCCTGCGTGGGAACAAGGTCCGGATCCTCGACGCCGAGGCGTTCGGAATGCTGGAAAACAAGTAG
- a CDS encoding 2-dehydropantoate 2-reductase → MGTGSYHPKRFAVVGAGPVGSIVAAFLAKGGYDVTLCDVVPSLLAPALDPGILVEGTDTLQAKVARTTTRVDDLIGDPPDVVIVAVKATALPLIASTLEGFATGGRYVISWQNGIDTERVLAKHLGAESVLRAVVNLGCIPVGPAHVRIAFHHRPHYLQELDPRSIAVAVGISEVFTACGLDTLHTDQIQHMVWRKAVLNACMNPVCAVTGKTMAEVINDPILFHLVDVLIKEGVAVARANEFRLGSNFYPYCIGYIRNAGHHKPSMLQDIEAGRRTEVDYINGKIVEYGAQAGVPTPYNTMIRGLVKALEPK, encoded by the coding sequence ATGGGAACGGGAAGCTACCATCCGAAGCGGTTCGCGGTCGTCGGCGCGGGACCGGTCGGCTCGATCGTGGCCGCCTTCCTCGCGAAGGGAGGGTACGACGTCACCCTCTGCGACGTGGTGCCGTCGCTTCTCGCGCCGGCCCTCGATCCCGGGATCCTCGTCGAGGGGACCGACACCCTCCAGGCGAAGGTGGCCAGGACGACCACCCGCGTCGACGACCTGATCGGGGATCCTCCCGACGTCGTGATCGTGGCGGTCAAGGCGACCGCCCTTCCGCTGATCGCCTCCACGCTCGAGGGGTTCGCCACCGGGGGGCGGTACGTCATCAGCTGGCAGAACGGGATCGACACCGAGCGGGTCCTCGCGAAACATCTCGGCGCCGAATCCGTCCTGCGGGCCGTCGTCAATCTCGGCTGCATTCCGGTGGGGCCGGCGCACGTGCGGATCGCCTTCCACCATCGTCCCCACTACCTCCAGGAGCTCGACCCCCGGTCGATCGCCGTCGCCGTCGGGATCTCCGAAGTCTTCACCGCATGCGGGCTCGACACCCTGCACACCGACCAGATCCAACACATGGTCTGGCGAAAGGCGGTCCTGAACGCCTGCATGAACCCGGTCTGCGCGGTGACCGGAAAGACGATGGCCGAGGTCATCAACGATCCGATCCTCTTCCACCTCGTCGACGTTCTCATCAAGGAGGGGGTCGCCGTCGCCCGGGCGAACGAGTTCCGCCTCGGCTCGAACTTCTATCCGTACTGCATCGGCTACATCCGGAACGCCGGCCACCACAAGCCGTCCATGCTCCAGGACATCGAGGCGGGCCGTCGGACCGAGGTCGACTACATCAACGGCAAGATCGTCGAGTACGGCGCCCAGGCCGGCGTCCCGACCCCGTACAACACGATGATCCGCGGCCTCGTCAAGGCGCTCGAACCGAAATGA
- a CDS encoding aldehyde ferredoxin oxidoreductase, with translation MIRENVVRLAARMHDGPQYPAQGAVLFVDLERREHFRKYLPVGVLRSFLSGRGANMFLLHNLLLDGREPLDPQIPMIFGSGVFTGTLPTAARGNLTSVAPDSDAILDSNCGDYFPAFMKLGGVDHLVLYGQAAGWTLLELSGGEVRFHDATPYLGMDNADFTRAVERDFSCAERKDMAMARITRAGENLVLCSGIMGGPKAIYARCGAGAKMGSLRLKAVMILGRGEPPNLSAAYKENNRDLARRILSTSVVKYALKKVGTPFLYKPSRILGAMGAKNNQETNWYDTLDADNFDEYRPGMDGCFQCPIRCRPLNDLTPEGKGGWGADAMKGVTGNAGYDERQAQVVHRREKNYRGIRGDGTYDRHDKGDGPDYVTLGKMGPMIGIREPEQVLRLNNIVNDLGLDSASTGSAIAWAMELYQRGIITSKETGGLDLAWGKYEVVERLLYMTSRREGFGDVIADSARAVERGRYPAEALKYRMAVKGLFQSDPHDARIIKGFALGLAVSTRGMDHLRNRPTLEINAKINDNREFKTALYGGTVAPEPTSYEGKEHAVATCDKMFAVGDAVGLCRFATKLFNSPSTADYNDFALQLKELTGEEFTPAQLDEVGRNITGIERLINARLGLTEKDDTLPDRWFEEEVTAGPFKGEKIDRAPFEALKIRYYDLLGLNGAGVPALEWHRRLAEAITGFAVKITLPEGIPGAPEGAVIVDQPVSDVAGLREALKRRLPHAARKLDDSSLIVSVNGAMVLSNEAATPVRSGDEVAVVRIMAGG, from the coding sequence ATGATCCGGGAAAACGTGGTGCGGCTTGCGGCGCGGATGCACGACGGCCCACAGTACCCGGCGCAGGGCGCCGTGCTCTTCGTCGACCTCGAGCGGCGGGAGCATTTCCGGAAGTACCTTCCCGTCGGGGTGCTGCGGTCGTTCCTTTCCGGCCGCGGCGCGAACATGTTCCTCCTGCATAACCTTCTCCTCGACGGCAGGGAACCGCTCGACCCGCAGATACCGATGATCTTCGGCAGCGGCGTCTTCACGGGGACGCTTCCCACCGCCGCCCGCGGCAACCTCACGAGCGTCGCCCCCGACAGCGACGCGATCCTCGACAGCAACTGCGGCGATTACTTCCCGGCCTTCATGAAGCTGGGCGGCGTCGACCACCTCGTCCTCTACGGCCAGGCCGCCGGCTGGACCCTCCTCGAGCTCTCCGGCGGGGAGGTCCGCTTCCACGACGCCACTCCCTATCTCGGGATGGACAACGCCGACTTCACACGGGCCGTCGAAAGGGACTTCTCCTGCGCCGAACGGAAGGACATGGCGATGGCCCGCATCACCCGCGCGGGGGAGAACCTCGTCCTGTGCTCCGGGATCATGGGGGGGCCGAAGGCGATCTACGCCCGGTGCGGCGCCGGCGCGAAGATGGGCTCCCTGCGGCTGAAAGCCGTCATGATCCTCGGCCGGGGAGAGCCGCCGAACCTTTCCGCGGCGTACAAGGAGAACAACCGCGACCTCGCACGGAGGATCCTGTCGACCAGCGTCGTCAAATACGCGTTGAAAAAGGTCGGAACCCCCTTCCTCTACAAGCCTAGCCGCATCCTCGGCGCGATGGGGGCGAAGAACAACCAGGAGACGAACTGGTACGACACCCTCGACGCCGACAACTTCGACGAGTACCGTCCGGGGATGGACGGCTGTTTCCAGTGCCCGATCCGTTGCCGCCCGTTGAACGACCTCACCCCGGAAGGGAAGGGGGGGTGGGGCGCCGATGCGATGAAGGGGGTGACCGGGAACGCCGGGTACGACGAGCGGCAAGCGCAGGTCGTCCATCGGCGGGAGAAGAACTACCGGGGGATCCGGGGCGACGGGACGTACGACCGCCACGACAAGGGGGACGGCCCCGATTACGTCACCCTCGGGAAAATGGGCCCGATGATCGGGATCCGGGAGCCGGAACAGGTCCTGCGCCTCAACAACATCGTGAACGATCTCGGGCTGGACTCGGCCAGTACGGGGAGCGCGATCGCCTGGGCGATGGAGCTCTACCAGCGCGGTATCATCACGTCGAAGGAGACCGGCGGGCTCGACCTGGCATGGGGAAAGTACGAGGTCGTCGAACGGCTCCTGTACATGACATCCCGGCGGGAAGGGTTCGGCGACGTGATCGCCGACTCCGCACGGGCGGTGGAGCGGGGGAGGTACCCGGCGGAGGCGCTCAAATACCGGATGGCCGTCAAGGGGCTCTTCCAGTCCGATCCGCACGACGCCCGCATCATCAAGGGGTTCGCCCTCGGCCTCGCCGTCTCGACCCGCGGCATGGACCACCTCCGGAACCGGCCGACCCTGGAGATCAACGCGAAGATCAACGACAACCGGGAATTCAAGACGGCGCTCTACGGGGGAACGGTCGCCCCGGAGCCGACGAGCTACGAGGGGAAGGAGCATGCGGTCGCCACGTGCGACAAGATGTTCGCCGTCGGGGACGCCGTCGGCCTCTGCCGCTTCGCGACGAAGCTGTTCAATTCCCCCTCCACGGCCGACTACAACGACTTCGCCCTGCAGCTGAAGGAACTGACGGGGGAGGAATTCACGCCAGCGCAGCTGGACGAGGTCGGACGGAACATCACCGGGATCGAGCGCCTGATCAACGCCCGCCTCGGGTTGACCGAGAAGGACGACACCCTCCCCGACCGGTGGTTCGAGGAGGAGGTCACCGCGGGGCCGTTCAAAGGGGAGAAGATCGACCGCGCCCCGTTCGAGGCGCTGAAGATCCGGTACTACGACCTCCTCGGCCTGAACGGCGCCGGCGTCCCGGCGCTCGAGTGGCATCGTCGCCTCGCGGAAGCGATCACGGGATTCGCCGTGAAGATCACCCTCCCCGAGGGGATCCCGGGCGCCCCGGAAGGGGCCGTCATCGTCGATCAGCCCGTCTCCGACGTGGCGGGGCTTCGGGAGGCCCTGAAGAGGCGGCTTCCCCACGCGGCCCGGAAACTGGACGACAGCTCCCTGATCGTTTCCGTCAACGGGGCCATGGTCCTTTCGAACGAGGCCGCGACCCCGGTCCGCAGCGGCGACGAGGTCGCCGTCGTGCGGATCATGGCGGGAGGGTGA